In a genomic window of Gloeocapsopsis dulcis:
- a CDS encoding RpoD/SigA family RNA polymerase sigma factor, whose protein sequence is MNIAELDAIDSLLTTPKDSDINGADLLEEPSPENLAAVVSDISSIDQIELEEKDELAVAKPSGYQKTKSDDAVGAFFKEMARYPLLKPDEEVELARRVKFIVEFEELQQRLQAEINRKPSKAEVAALLGVSERQLEHRLYQGRVAKRKMIRSNLRLVVSIAKRYLNRGLPFLDLIQEGAMGLNRAAEKFDADKGYKFSTYAYWWIRQAITRAIANDARTIRLPIHIVEKLNKLKKAQRELKQQLQRNPSEVEIAQVLEISAEHLRQLLQLRRKSLSLNHRVGKEEDTELVDLLEDEDSQSPEQQMSETMMRQEIWDVLGDVLTPREKDVISLRYGLITSEPCTLEEVGSIFNLSRERVRQIQSKAMRKLRRPQIAKRLKGWLF, encoded by the coding sequence ATGAATATTGCTGAATTAGACGCAATCGATTCCTTGTTAACAACACCAAAAGATAGTGATATTAACGGTGCTGATTTATTAGAAGAACCATCTCCAGAAAATTTAGCAGCAGTAGTATCAGACATATCATCAATAGATCAGATAGAACTAGAAGAAAAAGACGAACTAGCTGTAGCAAAGCCTTCAGGATATCAGAAAACAAAATCTGACGATGCTGTAGGTGCCTTTTTTAAAGAAATGGCACGCTATCCCCTGCTAAAACCAGATGAAGAAGTAGAACTAGCACGGCGAGTTAAGTTCATAGTAGAGTTTGAAGAGCTACAGCAACGTCTGCAAGCAGAAATAAATCGCAAGCCAAGTAAAGCAGAAGTTGCAGCTTTGCTAGGAGTTTCAGAGCGCCAGTTAGAACACCGTCTTTATCAAGGTCGTGTGGCAAAGCGAAAGATGATTCGCTCTAATCTAAGATTGGTAGTGTCAATTGCTAAGCGATATTTGAATCGAGGTTTGCCCTTCCTAGATTTAATTCAAGAAGGAGCAATGGGATTGAATCGAGCGGCAGAAAAGTTTGACGCAGATAAAGGATACAAGTTTTCTACTTATGCTTATTGGTGGATTAGACAAGCAATTACACGCGCGATCGCTAATGATGCCCGAACAATTCGATTACCAATTCACATAGTAGAAAAATTAAATAAGCTTAAAAAAGCACAAAGAGAACTCAAACAACAACTCCAACGTAATCCTTCTGAAGTAGAAATTGCTCAAGTCCTAGAAATTTCAGCAGAACATTTACGTCAACTGCTACAACTACGACGCAAATCACTTTCTTTAAACCACCGCGTTGGCAAAGAAGAAGATACTGAATTAGTAGATTTGTTGGAAGATGAGGATAGTCAATCTCCAGAACAACAAATGAGTGAAACCATGATGCGTCAGGAGATTTGGGATGTTTTAGGAGATGTGTTAACTCCTAGAGAAAAAGATGTCATCTCTCTACGCTATGGTTTGATTACAAGTGAACCGTGTACCTTAGAGGAGGTAGGCAGTATCTTTAATCTTTCACGCGAAAGAGTCCGTCAAATTCAAAGCAAAGCAATGCGCAAACTACGTCGTCCTCAGATCGCCAAACGCTTAAAGGGATGGTTGTTTTAG
- a CDS encoding GNAT family N-acetyltransferase: MNSELRLRPATPDDVTVLFDLIQALAEYETLSHAVTGSAEALQEHLFSTHPYVEAIIAEVQGKAVGFALFFHNYSTFLTQPGIYLEDLFVLPEYRRQGIGKALIRYLAQLAVERGCGRLEWSVLDWNEPALAFYRRMGASILPDWRICRVTGEAIAAIATTEVSKF; encoded by the coding sequence ATAAATTCTGAATTAAGGTTGCGTCCTGCTACTCCAGATGATGTAACAGTACTGTTTGATTTGATTCAAGCACTCGCTGAGTATGAGACATTGTCCCATGCTGTAACAGGTAGTGCTGAGGCTTTGCAGGAACACTTGTTTAGTACTCATCCATATGTAGAGGCAATTATTGCTGAGGTACAAGGGAAAGCTGTAGGTTTTGCGTTATTCTTTCACAACTACTCGACTTTTCTGACTCAGCCTGGAATCTATTTGGAAGACTTATTTGTACTTCCAGAATATCGACGCCAAGGTATCGGTAAAGCCTTGATAAGATACTTAGCACAACTTGCTGTAGAGCGTGGTTGTGGGCGGCTAGAGTGGAGTGTGTTGGATTGGAATGAACCAGCGCTCGCTTTTTATCGTCGCATGGGAGCATCAATTTTACCCGACTGGCGTATTTGTCGCGTCACTGGTGAGGCGATCGCAGCGATCGCAACTACTGAGGTTTCAAAGTTTTGA
- a CDS encoding glycogen debranching protein — MKIWVNEQIDPSGMIHACIACYNEEQANDCHVSYERNLTDTQKAAGWIARIRTVDSWDEVPVNALKLD, encoded by the coding sequence ATGAAGATCTGGGTAAATGAGCAAATTGATCCTTCAGGTATGATTCATGCTTGTATTGCTTGCTATAACGAGGAACAAGCAAACGATTGTCATGTTTCCTACGAACGTAATTTAACTGATACGCAAAAAGCAGCAGGTTGGATCGCGCGTATCCGCACAGTTGATTCGTGGGATGAAGTACCAGTCAACGCCCTCAAACTCGATTAG
- a CDS encoding class I SAM-dependent methyltransferase, whose product MGVQTLKLDEQLYNYMRSVSLNEAEVLTQLRQETAKHPMGNMQIAPEQGQFIALLVQLMQAQKTLDIGVFTGYSALAVALALPPTGKVVACDVSEEYTSIARRWWSQAGVSNKIELHIAPAQDTLTQLFATDGANTFDFALIDADKSNYDTYYELALQLIRPGGLIAVDNVLWSGRVADPQVQDNRTNKIRAFNQKLHQDSRVAISLIPIGDGLTLAWKRP is encoded by the coding sequence ATGGGTGTTCAAACGTTAAAACTTGATGAACAGCTTTACAACTATATGCGATCAGTTTCTTTAAACGAAGCAGAAGTATTAACTCAACTGCGACAAGAAACTGCAAAACATCCAATGGGTAATATGCAAATTGCACCAGAACAAGGGCAATTTATAGCATTGCTTGTGCAACTAATGCAAGCCCAAAAAACCCTCGATATCGGCGTGTTTACCGGCTATAGTGCACTTGCTGTAGCATTAGCCTTACCGCCTACGGGTAAAGTTGTTGCCTGTGATGTCAGCGAGGAATATACCAGTATCGCACGTCGTTGGTGGAGCCAAGCTGGTGTTAGTAATAAGATTGAGTTGCATATTGCACCTGCTCAAGATACCTTAACGCAATTATTTGCAACAGATGGAGCAAATACTTTTGATTTTGCTTTGATTGATGCCGACAAAAGTAACTACGACACTTACTACGAGCTAGCATTACAACTAATTCGCCCTGGTGGATTAATTGCGGTTGATAATGTATTGTGGTCAGGACGAGTTGCCGATCCCCAAGTGCAGGATAATAGAACGAATAAAATCCGCGCTTTCAATCAAAAACTGCATCAAGATTCGCGAGTCGCCATCAGCTTAATTCCGATTGGTGATGGATTGACTTTGGCTTGGAAACGCCCTTAG
- a CDS encoding rhodanese-related sulfurtransferase, with the protein MTQIVATFYKFVSLPDAAETQEPLLSYCLAHNVKGTILLAAEGINGTIAATRDGIDAVLSFLRADVRFADLEHKESSADSPPFERMKVRLKKEIVTLGVPEVDPNEQVGTYVFPQEWNALISDPEVTVIDTRNDYEVNIGSFQRAQNPQTRSFRQFPEYVEQNLNPSKHKKVAMFCTGGIRCEKASSFLLAQGFAEVYHLKGGILKYLEEVPAEESLWEGECFVFDERVAVVHDLELGTYDMCRSCGHPISEADKASTQYEEGVSCPHCFADLTEEKRKRQQEKLKQMELAKNKTKGVSKPKSIHHQSELS; encoded by the coding sequence ATGACCCAAATTGTTGCAACATTCTATAAGTTCGTTAGTTTACCAGACGCTGCAGAAACACAAGAACCTTTGTTGTCTTACTGCTTAGCGCACAATGTCAAGGGGACAATTCTGCTGGCAGCCGAAGGAATTAACGGTACAATTGCCGCTACACGCGATGGAATTGATGCAGTTTTATCGTTTCTCCGCGCTGATGTTCGTTTTGCCGACTTAGAGCATAAAGAATCTAGCGCAGATTCTCCACCTTTCGAGCGCATGAAGGTACGCCTCAAGAAAGAAATTGTGACATTGGGAGTGCCAGAAGTCGATCCCAACGAACAAGTAGGAACGTATGTATTTCCGCAAGAATGGAATGCTTTAATTAGCGATCCTGAAGTGACTGTGATTGATACCCGCAACGATTACGAGGTGAATATTGGCAGTTTTCAACGCGCCCAAAATCCGCAAACGCGATCGTTTCGCCAGTTTCCTGAATACGTTGAGCAGAACCTCAATCCGAGCAAGCACAAAAAAGTTGCTATGTTTTGTACAGGTGGTATTCGCTGCGAAAAAGCTTCATCTTTTTTATTAGCTCAAGGTTTCGCTGAAGTTTATCACCTCAAAGGCGGCATTTTGAAATATTTAGAGGAAGTTCCAGCCGAAGAGAGTTTGTGGGAAGGTGAGTGTTTTGTTTTTGACGAACGAGTTGCGGTAGTTCACGATTTAGAACTCGGAACGTATGATATGTGCCGTAGTTGTGGACATCCAATTTCTGAAGCTGATAAAGCATCAACGCAGTATGAAGAAGGCGTTTCTTGTCCGCACTGTTTCGCGGATCTCACTGAAGAAAAACGCAAACGTCAGCAAGAGAAACTAAAGCAGATGGAGTTAGCTAAGAACAAAACTAAGGGCGTTTCCAAGCCAAAGTCAATCCATCACCAATCGGAATTAAGCTGA
- a CDS encoding Uma2 family endonuclease: MEALTLNVPPSVGLTDEQFYQLCIANEPWQLELTQTGELIIMPPTGGESGIRNSDLITDLNLWNRKTKLGKVFDSSTEFKLPSGAYRCPDAAWVKLERWEALTKDEKRRFPPICPDFVIELCSESDVLDIRTKMQEYQANGASLGWLIDPQTPLVEIYRPGQEVEVLNFTFDHPPQLSGEDTLPGFVLDLFLILNP; this comes from the coding sequence ATGGAAGCCCTCACCTTAAACGTACCTCCATCTGTAGGTTTAACTGATGAGCAGTTCTATCAACTCTGCATTGCTAATGAACCTTGGCAACTAGAACTTACCCAGACTGGGGAATTAATTATTATGCCGCCAACAGGTGGAGAAAGCGGAATTAGAAATTCTGATTTAATAACAGATTTAAACTTATGGAACCGTAAAACTAAATTAGGGAAAGTTTTTGACTCTTCTACTGAGTTTAAATTACCAAGTGGTGCTTATCGCTGTCCTGATGCTGCTTGGGTGAAGTTAGAACGTTGGGAAGCATTAACGAAAGATGAAAAACGACGTTTTCCACCTATTTGTCCTGATTTTGTGATTGAACTGTGTTCAGAAAGTGATGTTTTAGATATACGTACTAAAATGCAAGAATATCAAGCCAACGGTGCGAGTTTAGGTTGGTTAATTGATCCGCAAACACCTCTAGTAGAAATTTATCGACCAGGACAAGAAGTAGAAGTTTTGAATTTCACTTTTGATCATCCTCCTCAACTTTCTGGTGAGGACACTTTACCTGGTTTTGTTCTAGATTTGTTTCTTATTTTAAATCCGTAG
- a CDS encoding Uma2 family endonuclease — protein sequence MFTVVTAERIQLSPGAVLRVPGNWQDYQKLCQQLGDRTSPRIKYRPGEILLMSPLPQHGREAHIIAMVVIALLDYLQLDYEAFTPITIELPEERGIEPDYCFYIQNWVAVAGKNRINWGVDPSPDLVIEIDVTSYTDINDYLPYQVPEVWLFRKNQLLVFFLEAQDYKLQTSSRIFPDIDVSKIVAETLKIAGDRNTSTAIRELRQKLAN from the coding sequence ATGTTTACAGTTGTGACAGCAGAAAGAATTCAATTATCCCCTGGTGCAGTTCTGCGGGTTCCTGGAAATTGGCAGGACTATCAAAAGTTATGTCAGCAATTAGGCGATCGCACTTCACCGCGCATCAAATATCGACCAGGGGAAATTTTGCTCATGTCACCGCTGCCACAACATGGACGCGAAGCGCATATTATTGCAATGGTAGTGATCGCTTTACTAGATTACCTGCAACTAGATTACGAAGCATTTACCCCAATAACAATAGAATTACCAGAAGAACGGGGTATTGAACCGGATTACTGCTTTTATATTCAAAATTGGGTAGCAGTTGCAGGTAAGAATCGGATTAACTGGGGTGTAGATCCCTCACCGGATTTAGTTATAGAAATAGATGTCACTAGCTACACTGATATAAATGATTATCTACCCTATCAAGTTCCAGAAGTCTGGTTGTTTAGAAAAAATCAATTGTTAGTATTCTTTCTAGAAGCTCAGGATTATAAACTGCAAACTAGTAGCCGGATTTTTCCTGATATTGATGTATCAAAAATAGTTGCTGAAACTTTGAAAATAGCAGGCGATCGCAATACAAGTACAGCTATTCGAGAATTGCGACAGAAATTAGCGAACTAG
- a CDS encoding DUF1816 domain-containing protein, with the protein MEEAAINWWAEITTMSPRCVYYFGPFETIDEARAAYPGYVKDLDGEGAKGIIIVIQRCQPKELTICEDSI; encoded by the coding sequence ATGGAAGAAGCTGCTATAAATTGGTGGGCGGAGATAACGACAATGTCACCACGCTGTGTTTATTATTTTGGACCATTTGAAACGATTGACGAAGCTAGAGCAGCTTACCCAGGATATGTGAAAGATCTTGATGGCGAGGGAGCAAAAGGAATCATTATTGTTATTCAACGCTGTCAGCCAAAAGAACTGACAATTTGTGAAGATAGTATCTAA
- a CDS encoding potassium channel family protein has product MSIRNFSNSQVEIEQKYRRIRRDLILSTLTLGGVILVGTLWYWLIEGWSWIDAAYMTVITLATVGYGETRPLGDRGRLFTVTLIIMGVVSIGYIVNRFTDALVQGYFQIGFQLRQQRQLIDSLSDHYIICGFGRTGRQIALEFATEAIPFVTVDSNSESVQAAQKLGYTVVEGDATLDEVLLKVGIERATCLVAALPSDAENLYTVLSAKTLNPQIRAIARASTQEALQKLQRAGADAVVSPYITGGRRMAAAALRPQVMDFVDGILTGAGRELYMEEVRLDADTCPCIGQSLGAARLRSQTGALVLAIRRSDGTLIGGPTADTRLMAGDLLICMGTAEQLRRLNQILGPISSKLPRPPKHN; this is encoded by the coding sequence GTGAGCATTCGCAATTTTTCTAACTCTCAAGTAGAGATTGAACAGAAATATCGCCGTATTCGCAGAGACTTAATTTTATCAACCCTCACCCTGGGGGGAGTTATCCTCGTTGGTACTCTCTGGTATTGGTTGATTGAAGGCTGGTCGTGGATAGACGCAGCTTATATGACCGTGATTACTTTAGCTACAGTTGGCTACGGCGAAACTCGTCCGTTGGGCGATCGCGGTCGCTTGTTTACTGTAACGCTGATTATTATGGGAGTAGTGAGTATCGGTTATATCGTTAATCGATTTACTGATGCTTTGGTTCAGGGCTACTTCCAAATTGGTTTTCAACTTCGGCAACAGCGACAATTGATTGACTCTTTATCGGATCACTATATTATCTGTGGATTTGGACGTACTGGTCGGCAGATTGCTTTGGAGTTTGCAACTGAGGCGATTCCTTTTGTGACGGTTGACTCCAATTCCGAATCTGTGCAAGCGGCGCAGAAATTGGGTTATACCGTAGTGGAAGGTGACGCTACGCTCGATGAGGTTTTATTAAAAGTAGGTATTGAACGCGCGACTTGTTTAGTGGCGGCACTTCCTTCAGATGCAGAAAATCTTTATACTGTCCTTTCCGCAAAAACACTGAATCCTCAAATTCGGGCGATCGCACGAGCTAGCACTCAAGAAGCTTTACAAAAACTCCAACGCGCTGGAGCAGATGCGGTTGTATCTCCTTATATTACAGGTGGTAGACGCATGGCAGCCGCAGCACTCAGACCACAAGTTATGGATTTTGTTGATGGCATCCTCACGGGAGCAGGTCGTGAACTATACATGGAAGAAGTGCGACTCGACGCTGATACTTGTCCTTGTATTGGTCAAAGTTTAGGCGCAGCCCGATTGCGATCGCAAACTGGTGCATTAGTTCTCGCCATTCGTCGCAGTGATGGAACATTAATTGGTGGTCCGACAGCGGATACGCGTCTGATGGCAGGAGATTTACTTATTTGTATGGGAACTGCTGAACAATTACGACGGCTTAATCAAATTCTTGGACCAATCAGTTCTAAACTTCCCCGTCCACCTAAGCACAATTAA
- a CDS encoding potassium channel family protein: protein MYVLIGGAGLVGLSLAQRLIELGHTVAIIDIDPTACRYAREQVGAMAFEGSAVSTEVLLEAGIRKADSVAAVLRHDALNLALVTLAKHYGVPHILTRMRHRDFTEPLRLVGAHHIVSTVDLAVSTMVNAIEYPQVESMMHFEQGQIEVLKLSIPEHCNVSGRSVAEVAQDPRFPSGSLIIGYQAHPHEDLKIPNGSTILEPDSTVLIVTKPGTLHQVIDFVEGC from the coding sequence ATGTACGTACTTATTGGCGGCGCAGGACTTGTGGGGCTAAGTTTGGCACAAAGACTGATCGAACTAGGGCATACCGTCGCGATAATTGATATTGATCCTACAGCTTGTCGTTATGCCCGCGAACAAGTAGGAGCCATGGCGTTTGAAGGTAGCGCGGTAAGTACCGAAGTTTTATTAGAAGCCGGAATTCGCAAAGCCGACTCGGTAGCAGCTGTTTTAAGACACGATGCGTTGAATTTAGCGCTGGTGACGCTTGCTAAACACTACGGAGTTCCCCACATTTTGACACGGATGCGCCATCGTGATTTTACCGAACCACTGCGCCTTGTTGGAGCACATCACATTGTTAGCACCGTCGATCTTGCGGTTTCCACAATGGTAAATGCAATTGAATATCCGCAAGTCGAATCAATGATGCATTTTGAGCAAGGACAAATCGAAGTCTTAAAGCTTTCCATACCAGAACACTGTAATGTTTCAGGCAGAAGTGTTGCAGAAGTCGCGCAAGATCCGCGCTTTCCGAGTGGATCGTTAATTATTGGCTATCAAGCGCATCCTCACGAAGACTTAAAGATTCCCAACGGCAGTACTATCCTCGAACCTGATTCCACCGTACTAATTGTGACCAAACCAGGAACATTACATCAAGTAATTGATTTCGTAGAAGGCTGCTAG
- a CDS encoding DUF3124 domain-containing protein encodes MSEEISRVLAIVTMIVLSACTSPTTTPHQGDRNPVNQPQQFTLDENSKIATGQTLYVPVYSYIYHDDGRRIFNLATTLSIRNTDLANPIIITCVRYYNSSGQLVRQYLERPIQVAALASTEFFINTTDNSGGLGANFIVDWVAQTNVSEPIIEAVMIGTGFQQGISFISPGKVIQSQTNYTCSSS; translated from the coding sequence ATGTCTGAGGAAATATCCCGTGTTTTGGCAATTGTTACAATGATTGTCCTGAGTGCTTGTACCTCACCCACAACGACACCACACCAAGGCGATCGCAACCCAGTCAATCAGCCCCAACAATTCACTTTAGATGAAAATTCCAAAATAGCGACTGGTCAAACACTTTATGTCCCTGTTTATTCGTACATCTATCATGACGATGGAAGACGGATTTTCAATTTAGCGACTACTCTGAGTATTCGTAACACTGATTTAGCTAACCCAATTATCATTACCTGCGTGCGTTACTATAATTCGAGTGGTCAGTTGGTGAGGCAGTATTTAGAGCGTCCTATTCAAGTTGCAGCCCTAGCTTCTACAGAGTTTTTTATCAATACAACTGACAATAGTGGAGGTTTAGGAGCGAACTTTATTGTCGATTGGGTAGCTCAAACAAACGTTTCTGAACCGATAATCGAAGCGGTGATGATCGGGACTGGCTTTCAGCAAGGCATTTCTTTTATTAGTCCTGGCAAAGTAATTCAAAGTCAAACAAATTATACTTGCTCGTCGTCTTAA
- a CDS encoding cation:proton antiporter: protein MQPPGSFGELVIALIILLLVATGVALLSRRFRVSYVTGLVLAGLAFTEILPRRIGLDPSLVLNLFLPILIFEAGISTDISRLRSTFKPIALLAGPGAMIAAGIIAILLKFGLGLAWIPALLAGVILANTDTVSVLAVFKEIPVPSRLSTIVEGETLFNDAVALVSFNLVLNAYFTGSFTFLGGLQELVVVSVGGVLVGLALGYLSVGLFKRLDDPLSSMLLTVAVALGTFQAGQFLNVSGAVAVVVAGLIFGNIGLSRSISASSRITLLSFWEYAGFGVNTFIFLLIGVEINLTIFWQTLPAVLLAVLAFQVGRLLTVYPLLALVKWFDRPVPLRWQHVLFFGNIKGSLSMALPLSLPIALVGREQLIALVFGAVLLSLVVQATSLSWIVKQLKITHLSSSLQQIEELQAQLMTAKAAQDELEALLKGGVLPKAIYEELRAAYQVRVAGAEKALRNLYNRRPDQFAITGDDHTKLDPIRRRLLLAEKGTLNEALRKRILSEEVVRERIKKIDEQLLRLEDD from the coding sequence TTGCAGCCTCCAGGAAGTTTTGGTGAGTTAGTCATTGCGCTAATTATTCTATTGTTAGTTGCAACGGGCGTTGCTTTATTATCGCGTCGATTTCGTGTTTCCTATGTCACTGGCTTAGTTCTTGCTGGACTCGCATTTACTGAGATTTTGCCCCGTCGCATTGGTTTAGATCCTTCCTTAGTCTTGAATCTTTTCCTGCCCATTCTCATCTTTGAGGCTGGAATCAGCACAGACATTAGCCGCCTGAGAAGCACGTTTAAACCGATCGCGCTTTTGGCAGGTCCAGGGGCGATGATTGCTGCGGGCATTATTGCAATTCTGTTGAAATTTGGACTGGGATTAGCTTGGATACCAGCTTTACTTGCGGGAGTAATTTTGGCAAACACTGATACAGTATCTGTTTTGGCTGTTTTTAAGGAAATCCCTGTCCCTTCTCGACTTTCCACAATTGTTGAAGGAGAAACGCTATTCAATGATGCGGTAGCGCTTGTTTCATTTAACTTAGTTTTGAATGCGTATTTTACTGGTTCTTTCACCTTTTTGGGGGGACTTCAAGAATTAGTCGTTGTCTCCGTGGGCGGTGTCCTTGTTGGCTTAGCCTTGGGCTACCTCAGTGTAGGTTTATTTAAGCGTTTAGACGATCCTCTTAGCAGTATGTTACTCACAGTTGCCGTTGCCTTGGGAACGTTTCAAGCTGGGCAATTTTTGAATGTATCGGGGGCTGTGGCGGTAGTCGTTGCTGGATTAATTTTTGGAAATATTGGACTTTCCCGCAGTATTTCGGCTTCCAGCCGGATCACTTTATTGAGTTTCTGGGAATATGCTGGTTTTGGGGTCAACACGTTTATTTTTCTGCTGATTGGTGTAGAAATAAACTTGACAATCTTTTGGCAAACATTACCAGCTGTTCTCCTAGCCGTTTTAGCGTTCCAAGTCGGACGACTACTGACGGTTTATCCACTATTGGCACTTGTAAAATGGTTTGATCGTCCAGTACCGCTACGTTGGCAGCACGTATTGTTTTTTGGCAACATTAAGGGATCGCTTTCGATGGCGCTTCCTTTAAGTTTACCGATCGCCTTGGTTGGACGCGAACAACTGATTGCTTTGGTATTTGGCGCTGTCCTGTTATCGTTGGTAGTTCAAGCAACAAGCTTATCCTGGATCGTCAAACAATTAAAAATTACGCACTTGTCTTCCTCGCTACAACAAATTGAAGAATTGCAAGCCCAACTCATGACTGCGAAAGCTGCACAAGACGAGTTAGAAGCTTTATTGAAAGGAGGAGTTTTACCAAAGGCGATTTATGAAGAACTACGCGCGGCGTATCAAGTGCGAGTCGCTGGTGCAGAAAAAGCTTTGCGGAACCTGTACAACCGCCGTCCCGATCAGTTTGCAATTACTGGTGACGACCATACTAAACTCGATCCAATTCGACGCCGCTTGCTGTTAGCGGAAAAGGGAACGTTGAATGAAGCACTGCGCAAGCGAATTCTCTCTGAGGAAGTAGTGCGAGAACGAATCAAAAAAATTGATGAACAACTGCTGCGACTCGAAGATGATTGA
- a CDS encoding aspartate aminotransferase family protein → MSIETLIQDPAIPAEAGAVLSDPYDAAGFDQCVMTTYGRFPLALERGSGCRVWDTQGKEYLDFVAGIATCTLGHAHPAMVETVTQQIQKLHHVSNLYYIPEQAQLAKWLIEHSCADRVFFCNSGAEANEGAIKLARKYAHQVLKIDQPIILTAHASFHGRTLATITATGQPKYQKDFSPLVPGFHYVPYNDIKAIETAISELDEGDRAVAAILLEPLQGEGGVRPGDKAYFQKIRQICDETGILLILDEVQVGMGRSGKYWGYENLGIEPDIFTSAKGLGGGIPIGAVMCKAFCNLFQPGDHASTFGGNPFACATALSVCETLERENILENVRQRGEQLRQGLRAIAVKYPEHIAEVRGWGLINGMELKVDIPLTSAEVVKAAIAEGLLLVPAGPKVIRFVPPLIVLAQEIDTALQVLEKAMAAVVG, encoded by the coding sequence GTGAGTATAGAAACTCTTATTCAAGACCCAGCCATACCAGCCGAAGCAGGAGCGGTATTATCTGATCCATACGATGCTGCTGGCTTCGATCAGTGCGTGATGACAACTTACGGGCGGTTTCCTCTAGCTTTGGAACGAGGATCGGGCTGTCGTGTTTGGGATACTCAAGGTAAAGAGTATCTTGACTTTGTAGCGGGCATTGCGACTTGTACTTTAGGACACGCACACCCTGCAATGGTGGAAACTGTCACCCAGCAAATTCAAAAGCTGCATCATGTTTCTAATTTGTACTACATCCCCGAACAAGCGCAACTTGCCAAGTGGCTAATTGAGCATTCTTGTGCAGACCGCGTCTTTTTCTGCAATTCTGGCGCAGAAGCTAACGAAGGTGCAATCAAATTAGCACGGAAGTACGCACATCAGGTATTAAAGATCGATCAGCCGATTATTTTAACCGCACACGCGAGTTTTCACGGGCGGACGCTAGCAACGATTACCGCGACAGGACAACCAAAATATCAAAAAGACTTTAGCCCGCTTGTTCCTGGTTTTCATTACGTACCCTACAACGATATTAAAGCAATAGAAACCGCCATTTCTGAACTTGATGAAGGCGATCGCGCAGTTGCAGCAATTCTCCTCGAACCATTGCAAGGTGAGGGTGGCGTGCGTCCTGGCGACAAAGCATACTTCCAGAAGATCCGCCAAATATGCGATGAAACAGGGATCTTATTAATCCTCGACGAAGTACAAGTTGGGATGGGACGCAGTGGTAAGTACTGGGGCTATGAAAACCTTGGTATTGAGCCGGATATCTTTACGAGTGCGAAAGGCTTAGGTGGTGGTATCCCAATTGGTGCAGTGATGTGCAAAGCTTTCTGCAACTTGTTCCAACCTGGAGATCATGCAAGTACATTTGGTGGCAATCCATTTGCATGTGCTACTGCCCTCAGTGTCTGCGAAACACTAGAACGGGAAAATATCTTAGAAAATGTTCGGCAACGCGGCGAACAACTACGGCAAGGTTTACGCGCGATCGCTGTGAAATATCCCGAACACATCGCCGAGGTGCGCGGCTGGGGTTTGATTAATGGTATGGAATTAAAAGTCGATATTCCATTAACTTCTGCGGAGGTCGTCAAAGCGGCGATCGCTGAAGGTTTGTTACTGGTTCCAGCTGGACCAAAAGTCATCCGCTTTGTTCCACCATTAATTGTCTTAGCACAAGAGATCGATACAGCATTGCAAGTTTTGGAAAAAGCAATGGCAGCTGTGGTTGGTTAG